The Methanoculleus taiwanensis nucleotide sequence CCAACATCGGCTTGCAGAAGCAGATGTACTCCACGGTCAGAGAGCGGTTCGGGCTTTCTGCCCAGATGGCGCAGCTCGCCATCCGCAAAGTCGCCGGGAGTTACCGGAGCACCAGAGAAGCGATCAAGGCGAAGAACAAGATCCTGAAAGCTCTTGGGGAACCCCTGCAGGTACTCTCCGAGATCTCGTTCCGCGAGCACGGAGCCGTCTGCTACGATGCCCGGGTGCTCTCCCTCGGGAAGAACCGGGCGAACATCTGGACGCTGGACGGCAGGATCAAACTCCGGTATTCCAGACCCGACTACTTCCCTCCGGTCGCGGCGGTCAAGCAGACCGATCTCGTCTACAGGGATGGGGCGTTCTGGCTTTACGCGACCGTTGAATCCCCTGATAGCGAGATCCCTGAACCGGCCGAGTATCTCGGGGTCGATCTCGGCGTGGTCACCATCGCCACGACCAGCGACGGGATAGCCTACTCCGGTGCAGCCACCGAGAAGGTGCGGAAGCGGTATGGAAACCTTCGTGCCGCCCTGCAGCAGAAGGGCACGAAGGATGCCAAGGAGAAACTGCGGAAGATCTCCGGCAGAGAACGCCGGTTTAAGACGGACGTGAACCACGTCATCAGCAAGCAGATCGTTCGTGCGGCAGAAGGCACGAAGCGAGGAGTTGCCCTGGAAGACCTGACGGGCATTCTCCAGCGGACAACGGTTACGAAGCAATACCGCGAACGACATCATAAGTGGGCGTTTCACCAACTGAGAACCTTCATCGCATACAAGGCCAGAAAGGCCGGGGTCTTGGTGAAGGTGATCGACGGGGCGTATACCAGCCAGCAGTGCAGTGTCTGCGGGTATACTGACTCGGGCAACCGGCCGGATCAGGCCACGTTCGTGTGTCTGCAGTGCAGACACGCCGGGAACGCCGATCTCAATGCCGCGAAGAACATCGCGGCAAGGGCTCTCGTCAACGAGCCTATTGCGGTCTGCTCCCTTCCGGGGGAGAGGTTG carries:
- a CDS encoding RNA-guided endonuclease InsQ/TnpB family protein, yielding MQSVTKLRLYASPEDREKLFATMERYNAACTFVSPVAFSEKQFSNIGLQKQMYSTVRERFGLSAQMAQLAIRKVAGSYRSTREAIKAKNKILKALGEPLQVLSEISFREHGAVCYDARVLSLGKNRANIWTLDGRIKLRYSRPDYFPPVAAVKQTDLVYRDGAFWLYATVESPDSEIPEPAEYLGVDLGVVTIATTSDGIAYSGAATEKVRKRYGNLRAALQQKGTKDAKEKLRKISGRERRFKTDVNHVISKQIVRAAEGTKRGVALEDLTGILQRTTVTKQYRERHHKWAFHQLRTFIAYKARKAGVLVKVIDGAYTSQQCSVCGYTDSGNRPDQATFVCLQCRHAGNADLNAAKNIAARALVNEPIAVCSLPGERLNRKPVKSMKPIKAPCPRF